From the genome of Streptomyces xanthophaeus:
TTGGCGAGGAACGCGGCCTTCGACACCTCGGCGGCCGTTCCGTAGCCCTGGAAGACGCCGTGAGCGGCTGCGCCACGTGCGTGGACGACCCGCTCCGGGATCCGCTCGTGGTCGAAATGCGTGATCTTCTCGCGCAGATGGTGGTCCTGCAGCAGCGCCGGGCCGCGAGGTCCGGCCTTCAAGGAGTGATCGGTGTCCGGCAGCCGTGTCCCTTGGGCCGTCGTCAGGTACGCGCCGCTCTGTGCCACGCGCGCCTGGTCCACCCCTGTCGCCTGCCCGGTCGGTCCCACCGTCTCGGGGCCGTCCTGGTCGGGCTTCGGCGGAAGGGGTTCCGTGGGCTCCGTCGGCTCGATCAGCTGCGGAGACCCGGGGCCGGGCCTGCCCGGCAGCCCGCTCTGGGAGGTGCCGGTCGATGACTGCTGCTTGTTCATGATCCTTCTCCTTGGGGCCGCCGGCGTGGTGGACGGGCGAGAGCCGTGACATCCCCGGTCCGGGCTGCGCGGTGCGCGGTGCGCGGTGCGCCGGGGCGGACCCGCAGGTCAGGGCGCCGGGTACGGCGCGGCCTTGAGGCGGCGGGCGAGGTGGGCGGTGTTGGCGGCGAGGGTCGAGGTCGTGGCCGCCGTCTTCTCGGGGGTCTTGTCGAGGTCCTGGTAGTCGGTTCCCTGCATGGCTTCGCCGACCCAGTAGGTGACGGCGTTCGCAGCGAGGGAGAACCCGACGTCGTTCAGGCCCTGGAAGAGGTCGGCGCCGACTTTGTGCGCGCCGTCCTCGTTGCCGACGACGCAGACCGCGGCGGCCTTGCCGTAGGTGAGCGGGCGGCCTTCGTCGTCGGTCTCGGCGATCTCCGCGTCCAGCCGCTCCAGGACCCGCTGGGCGATGCTGGACGGGTGGCCCAGCCAGACGGGCGTGGAGAGGATCAGGATGTCGCAGCCCAGGATGGTGTCCCGGATCTCGGGCCAGGCGTCTCCGTCGCCCATGTCGGTCTTCACGCCGGGCTTCACGTCGTGATCGGCGATCCGGACGGTCTTCCCGGTGACACCGTGCTCGGCGAGGGCGGCCATCGTCTGCTCGGCCAGCAGCTGGGAGCTCGACGGCGCGGGGGAGGGGGACAGGGTGCAGACGAGCGCGACAGCGCGGAGCGGCGTGTGATGGTCGGGGTCCATGGTGTGCGGCTACCCGCACATCCCTCTTTGATGTCGCAAGCGATGCGATTCGTCCCCGTTGAACCCGTC
Proteins encoded in this window:
- a CDS encoding flavodoxin family protein — encoded protein: MDPDHHTPLRAVALVCTLSPSPAPSSSQLLAEQTMAALAEHGVTGKTVRIADHDVKPGVKTDMGDGDAWPEIRDTILGCDILILSTPVWLGHPSSIAQRVLERLDAEIAETDDEGRPLTYGKAAAVCVVGNEDGAHKVGADLFQGLNDVGFSLAANAVTYWVGEAMQGTDYQDLDKTPEKTAATTSTLAANTAHLARRLKAAPYPAP